The Achromobacter deleyi region TCAAGTCGCTGATGAAGGCGGTGGGTCTGCCGGTGGGCGACCTGCGCCGCCCGCTGCGCGGCCTGGAAGGACAAGCGCTCGACAGCGGCCTGCGCATCGTGCGCGAGCTGGGCCTGGACGCCAGGTACGGCTTCAGCTCGGCGCAACTGAAGGCCGCCTGATCCGACCGGCGGCCGCAAGGCCGCCGGTTTCCTTTCCCCCGCGTTCCGCACCGCTCTGCAAGCCATGCCGCGCGACGCGCAAGGCCGCTGCGTGCCCGCCGCGTCCTTGCGCTCACCGAGACCCTGCCATGCTCCGTCCCGCTTCCGGCCTCACGCCGTTCAAGTCCCTGCTTTCCATCCTGGCGCTTGCCGCCGGCCTGGCGCCCGCCACCCTCCTTGCACAGGAAACCTATCCTCAACGCCCCATCACCCTCGTCGTGCCGCACCCTCCCGGCGGTTCCGTCGACGGCGTGGCCCGCATCTATGCCGAACAGCTGGGCAAGGAGCTGGGGCAATCGGTGGTGGTGGAAAACCGCGCCGGCGCCTCGGGCATGATAGGCGCCGCCTACGTGGCGCGCGCCACGCCGGACGGCTACACGCTCTATCTGAATGCGTCGATCCACGCCATCAATCCGCTGCTGTACAAGAAGACCATCAAGTTCGATGCGGTCAAGGACTTCACCCCCATCAGCGAACTGGCCCAGGGCGCGCTCATTTTCAGCGCCAACCCCGGGGTGCCCGCGCACAACGTCCAGGAGCTGGTGCAGGTGTTGAAAGCCGCGCCGCAGAAGTATTCCTTCGCCACCACCGGCTTCGGCTCGGCCGGACACCTGGCCGCGGCCTCGTTCCTGCATGAAAATGGCCTGAGCCAGATTCCCATCGTGCTGTACCGCGGCGGCGGTCCGGCGCTGTCGGACCTCGTGGGCGGCCAGGTGCACGCCATGTTCGACCCGATGCTGTCGTCGCTGCCCATGGTGCGCGCCAACAAGCTCAATGCCCTGGCGGTGACGGGCGCCGAACGCAGCCCGCTGCTGGCCGACGTGCCCACTCTGCGCGAGCAGGGCCAGAAGAATTTCGAGTTCTACTCGTGGTACGGCGTGTGGGGGCCGGCCGGGCTGCCGGCGCCGGTGCTGAAGAAGCTGGAAGCGGTGTCGGCCAGGATCATGGCTTCGCCGAAGGTGGTGGAGCAGCTTGGCGGGCTGGGCTTCGAGCCCTCGGTGAAGGACTCCGCCGCCTTCGCGAGCTTCATCGACGCGGAGATGAAGCGCTACCAGGCGATCATCGAGCAGGCGAAGATCGAAATCGCCCAATAGGGCGGCCCCCGATGCCCCGGCAAGTCCGGGGCGCCGGGCAAATCAGGCTCAGATGGCCGCGCAGCGCAGCGTGAGCCAGGCCAGGGCCTCGCCTTCGACCAGCGGCGACAGGCGCTCTTGCACCGTCTTGTGATAGTCGTTCAGCCAGGCGATCTCGTCCGCGCGCATCAGCGAGGGTTCGATGCAGCGCGTGTCGATCGGGCACAGCGTCAGCGTTTCAAAGCACAGGAATTCGCCCAGCTCGGAAGTCAGCCAGCTGCGGTTGGCGACCAGGTTCTCGATGCGCACGCCCCAACGGCCGGGACGGTAGATGCCCGGTTCGTTCGAGGTGATCATGCCGGGTTCCATCGCCGTGTGCGGCCCGGGCATGGCGCGGTACGAAATGACCTGCGGGCCTTCGTGCACGTTCAGGAAATAGCCCACGCCGTGGCCGGTGCCGTGGCCGTATTCCGCGCCGCCTTCCCAGATGGGAGCACGCGCGATGGCGTCCAGCATGGGCGACGGGGTGCCGCGCGGGAACGAGGCGCGCGACAGTGCGATCATGCCCTTGAGCACCAGCGTGAAGTCGACCTTCTGGTCCGCGCTGGGCGTACCCACCGCGACCACCCGGGTGATATCGGTGGTGCCACCCAGATACTGGCCGCCCGAGTCGATCAGCAACAGGCCATTGCCCTCGATGGTGGCGTGCGATTCCGCGGTTGCGCGGTAATGCGGCATGGCGCCGTTGGCGTTGAAGCCGGCGATGGTGGCAAAGCTGGGGCAGACGTAGGCAGGCCGGCGCGCGCGGGCGGCGGTGATCTGCTCGTCGATCGTCAGTTCGGTGATGGTTTCCTTGCCCAGCGCGCCTTCGAACCAGGAAAAGAATTCACAGAGGGCCGCGCCGTCCTGCGCCATTGCCTGGCGCACATTGGCGAGCTCCGCGTCGGTCTTCCTGGACTTCAGCAGGGTCGACGGGTTGATGGCTTCGATGCGCGGCACCGCCGGATTCATGGCGTGGAACACGCCGCAGGTCACGCGCGCCGGGTCGATCAGGAGCTTCTGGTCCAGTTCCAGCGAGGCCAGCGCATCCGCGGCGTGAGCGTAGTCCGCCACGTCCACGCCGTCAGCGGCCAGGATGGCGCGCAGCGCGTCATCGACCTTGCCGGCGGCCACGAAGAGCGTGGCGTGGTCCAGGCCGACCAGCGCATGGCCGACGAACACGGGGTTGTAGTCCACGTCCGCGCCGCGCAGATTCAATAGCCAGGCGATGTCGTCCAGCGTGGACACGAAATGCACATCGGCGCCGTGCTCGCGCATGGCTGCACGGACCTGGGCCAGCTTGTCGACGCGGGTCACGCAGGCCTCGGGCGCCACGTGTTCGTAGATCCTGGCGTCGGGCAGGCCGGCGCGATCCGGCCAGACCTCGTCCAGCAGGTCCTCGCGGATTTCCAGCGCGGCGCCAGAGGTTGCGGCGGCGGCGGACAGGGCGCGGAATGCGCCCAGGCCCAGTACCTGCCCATCCACCCCGATGACATCGCCGGCCTTCGTGTTGGCGGCCAGCCAGTCCACATGGCCGGGCGTGGTGGCCAGCGCGATCTTCATCAGTTGCACGCAGGTGCCGTCCAATTGCGCCTGCGCCTGCACCCAGTAGCGGCTGTCCACCCACAGGCCGGCAAAGTCGGCCGTGACCACCAGCGTGCCGACCGATCCCGTGAAGCCCGACAACCAGCGCCGCCCCTGCCAGCGGGCCGGCAGGTATTCAGACAGATGCGGGTCCGAAGAGGGAACGACATAGGCGGACAGGCCGCGGCGGCTCATGGCCTGCCGCAATTGGGCGATACGGGCGTCGGTACTGGACATGGGGGGAGAGATCCTTAGCGCAACATGAAAGACATGGCGGCCAGGCTGTTCAGCTTGCGGACGGCCGACTGCATGCTATCCGCGGTGAATCGCAAGGTGACGCCGTCCACGCGTTCCAGCGTGGGCCACATGCAGAACAGGTCGGCCAGGGCCGCACTCTGCGTCTGCAACCGGCATTCTATAGGGGCAGGAATGCGGAAAGGAACCGGGGCCTGCTTTTTCAGATTGCGGACCGCGGTCTCGGCGGCAGCGGCGATGGCGCGGCGCGAAGCAGCCGGCGACAGCGTGACGCCGCTGCCCTGTCCATGGGCGACCTTGGTCTGCACCCATTCGGCGCCCGGGAAGGTGTCACGGGTTTCCGCAATGAACACGTCATCGCCCGTGCCCAGGATGACGGGCACGCCCATTTCGCCGGCCAGCGCGCCGTACAGGCCGGCTTCGCCCAGTTCCATGCCATTGATGAGGACGCGCGCGAACGCGAAGCTGTTGATAGTGTGGGCCAGGATGCCGCGGCCTTGCGAACGCGAGTGGTAGCCGATCATGAAGACGGCATCGCAGCCCTCTTCCAGGCCGCCCATCATGCCCAGGTAGCGCGGCTTGCCCAGCACCATGCGGGCGCGCTCGTCCAGGCCGTCGGGCAGGAGGTTGCGAAAGCCGCCGTGCGAATCGTTGACCAGGATCTCTTCGGCGCCGCCGGCGATCGCGCCTTGCACCGCCGCGTTGGCCTCGGCGGTCATCCAGGCGCGGGCGCGCTCGTACTCGCCATTGCCGGCGCGGACCTGCTCGGCGTGGAAGACGCCGGCGACGCCTTCGATATCGGTGGAAATCAGGATCTTCATGGAATCGGCCTTCGAGGTATTCAGAATTCGGTATCGGACAGCCACTGGCGCCATTCGGGCGCGGCAAGGCGGATGGAGGCGCGGTGATGGCCATCGCGCCCGCTCACGCCTTCGGCGTGCCACAGCGCGGAAATGATGGCCTGTTCGCAGGCTTCGGCGGCGGCCTCGAACAAGGGGTCGATGCGGGCCTCGTGCAGCATGGCGACCGCCGGCATCGCCGCTTCGGGCACTTGCGGGATCGTATAGGCGGTCGAGAATGCCAGCGCGATATCCCCGCTGCCGTGCCCGAACACCGATCCGGTACGCGCCAGGCCGGCGCCCGCGCGCAGCGACAGGCGGCGCAACTGGCGCGAGTCCAGCGGCGCGTCGGTGGCCAGCAGCAGGATGATCGATCCCTTCTCGGGCGCGATGACGGCGTTCTCGCCCTGCAGCGCCAGCCCCCGGTCCAACTGGTCCGCCAGCCGGCGGCCGAACGGCCGTCCCGCCACCGTCAGGTTGGGCAGGCGGCCGAAATTGGCCAGCACCAGCGCGCCGACCGTGTGGCGCAAGCCGGGTTGGATGGAAGCCACCCGCGAAGCCGAGCCGATGCCGCCCTTGAAGGAAAAGCACGACATGCCCCGGCCCGCGCCCACGGCGCCCTGCCCGAACGGCTTGCCCGCGCTGGCCAGCGCCTCGGCGTAATGCGCCTCCTGCACGGGCAGCGCCTGGATGTCGTTCAGATAGCCGTCGTTGCATTCAAAGACCAGGGGGTTCACCGTGGCCATGCCGCGTCCGATGCCGGGGTTGGCGGCCACCGCATGACGTATCTGGGCGTTGGCGACGGTGCCCACGCCGAAGGTGTTGGTCAGCGCGATGGGCGTTTCCAGCACGCCCAGCTCCTGCACCTGGATCAGGCCGGTGCTCTTGCCGAAGCCGTTGAGCACGGTCGCGGCGGCCGGCACCTTGTCCAGATACGGGTCGCCGCCATGCGGACGCACGACCGTCACGCCGGTCTGTACGGGGCCGTCGGCCAGGGTGCAGTGCCCCACCGTCACATCGCCCACGTCGCAGATCGTATCCAGCGGCCCCGACGGCAGCACGCCGATGCGGGGAAGGTCCAGTGCTTGGTTGTCCATAGTTGCCGCGTGTCGCCACGCTCCTTGATGCAAGCCCCGTATCCCTATTCGGGGCTTGCTGCCAGCGATGCAGAGAATTACTTGCGGTCGATCTTGGGATCGAGCGCGTCGCGCAGGCCGTCGCCCAACAGGTTGAACGCAAGAACCGTCAGGAAGATCGCCAGCGCCGGGAAGATCGCCACGTGCGGGGCGATGACCATGTCGGCGCGCGCCTCGTTCAGCATCGCGCCCCACTCCGGCGTGGGAGGCGATGCGCCCATGCCCAGGAAGGACAGGCTGGCGGCCGTGATGATCGACGTGCCGATGCGCATCGTGCCGTACACCACGATAGGCGAGATCGTGCCGGGCAGGATGTGGCGCATGATGATGGTCCAGTCGGACGCTCCCACGCTCTTGACCGCTTCCACGTACGTCATCTGCTTGATCGACAGGGTGTTGCCACGCACCAGCCGGGCGAACGCGGGCACGCTGAATACGGCCACGGCCACGATCACGTTGATCATGCTGGAGCCCAGGATGGCGACCACGCCGATGGCCAGCAGCATGCCCGGGAAGGCCAGCAGCACGTCGGAGACGCGCATCGTAATGCGTTCCCACCAACCCTCGTAGTAGCCCGCCATCAACCCCATGAAGGTGCCGACGACGGCGCCCATGGCGACGGACAGGAAACCTGCGGCCAGCGAGATCCGCGCGCCCATCACGATGCGGCTGAAGATGTCGCGGCCCAGCGAGTCCACGCCCAGCCAATGGGTCAGCGACGGGCCGGCGTTCAGCGCGTCATAGTCGAAGAAATTCTCGGCGTCGAATGGCACGATCCAGGGCGCGAAGGCCGCGATCACCACCAGCAGCAGGACAAAGATGCCGGCGCCCACGGCCAGCTTCTGCTTCTTGAATTTGCGCCAGAACTCGGTGGCGGGCGTGCGCACGTCGTTCTTCGGAACGGCGGCGATGGTCGTGGCGGATGTCGTATTGCTCATGGCCGCCTCACTTGTAACGGATGCTGGGATTGATGACGCCATAGAGCACGTCGACAATCAGGTTGATCAAGATGAATTCCAGCGAGAACAGCAGCACGAGGCCCTGGATCACCGGATAGTCGCGCTGGGTCACGGCGTCCACCAGCAGACGGCCAAGGCCGGGCCAGTTGAACACGGTCTCGACCACGATCGAGCCGCCCAGCAGGAAGCCGAACTGCAAGCCCATCATGGTCACGACCGGAATCAGCGCATTGCGCAGCGCGTGCTTGATGACGACGCGGCGTTCGGTCAGGCCCTTTGCGCGCGCAGTGCGCACGAAGTCTTCCTGGATGACCTCTACGAAGGACGCCCGGGTGAAACGCGCCATGACGGCGGCCACCGCGGCGCCCAGGGTGATGGACGGCAGAATATAGTGTTGCCAGGTCGATGCGCCCACGGTCGGCAGCCAACCCAGATTCACGGAAAACACTTGCATCAGCATCATGCCCAGCGCAAACGCGGGGAACGAGATGCCCGACACCGCCAGCGTCATGCCAAGACGGTCAGGCCAGCGATTGCGCCAGACCGCCGACACGATCCCGATGATCATGCCGAACGTCACTGACCACACCATGCTGGCGAGCGTCAGCCACAGCGTAGGCATGAAGCGGTCTGCGATCTCGGTCGAGACGGGGCGCTTGGTACGCAAAGACGTACCCAGGTCGCCTTGCAGCATGTGGCTGAAGTAGCGCACGAACTGCTGCGGCAGGGGCAGATCCAGCCCAAGTTCCTTGCGCACGAGCTCAACGGTTTGCTGGTCGGCCTCCTGGCCCGCGGCCAGTCGCGCCGGGTCGCCCGGAAGCATGTGCACAAACAGGAACACGACCACGGCTACCAGCAGCAGCGTGGGGATCATGCCCAAAAGACGTTTGACGATGTAGGTCAGCATTGAAATTCCTGCAACA contains the following coding sequences:
- a CDS encoding Bug family tripartite tricarboxylate transporter substrate binding protein; its protein translation is MLRPASGLTPFKSLLSILALAAGLAPATLLAQETYPQRPITLVVPHPPGGSVDGVARIYAEQLGKELGQSVVVENRAGASGMIGAAYVARATPDGYTLYLNASIHAINPLLYKKTIKFDAVKDFTPISELAQGALIFSANPGVPAHNVQELVQVLKAAPQKYSFATTGFGSAGHLAAASFLHENGLSQIPIVLYRGGGPALSDLVGGQVHAMFDPMLSSLPMVRANKLNALAVTGAERSPLLADVPTLREQGQKNFEFYSWYGVWGPAGLPAPVLKKLEAVSARIMASPKVVEQLGGLGFEPSVKDSAAFASFIDAEMKRYQAIIEQAKIEIAQ
- a CDS encoding aminopeptidase P family protein, whose protein sequence is MSSTDARIAQLRQAMSRRGLSAYVVPSSDPHLSEYLPARWQGRRWLSGFTGSVGTLVVTADFAGLWVDSRYWVQAQAQLDGTCVQLMKIALATTPGHVDWLAANTKAGDVIGVDGQVLGLGAFRALSAAAATSGAALEIREDLLDEVWPDRAGLPDARIYEHVAPEACVTRVDKLAQVRAAMREHGADVHFVSTLDDIAWLLNLRGADVDYNPVFVGHALVGLDHATLFVAAGKVDDALRAILAADGVDVADYAHAADALASLELDQKLLIDPARVTCGVFHAMNPAVPRIEAINPSTLLKSRKTDAELANVRQAMAQDGAALCEFFSWFEGALGKETITELTIDEQITAARARRPAYVCPSFATIAGFNANGAMPHYRATAESHATIEGNGLLLIDSGGQYLGGTTDITRVVAVGTPSADQKVDFTLVLKGMIALSRASFPRGTPSPMLDAIARAPIWEGGAEYGHGTGHGVGYFLNVHEGPQVISYRAMPGPHTAMEPGMITSNEPGIYRPGRWGVRIENLVANRSWLTSELGEFLCFETLTLCPIDTRCIEPSLMRADEIAWLNDYHKTVQERLSPLVEGEALAWLTLRCAAI
- a CDS encoding M55 family metallopeptidase, which encodes MKILISTDIEGVAGVFHAEQVRAGNGEYERARAWMTAEANAAVQGAIAGGAEEILVNDSHGGFRNLLPDGLDERARMVLGKPRYLGMMGGLEEGCDAVFMIGYHSRSQGRGILAHTINSFAFARVLINGMELGEAGLYGALAGEMGVPVILGTGDDVFIAETRDTFPGAEWVQTKVAHGQGSGVTLSPAASRRAIAAAAETAVRNLKKQAPVPFRIPAPIECRLQTQSAALADLFCMWPTLERVDGVTLRFTADSMQSAVRKLNSLAAMSFMLR
- a CDS encoding P1 family peptidase encodes the protein MDNQALDLPRIGVLPSGPLDTICDVGDVTVGHCTLADGPVQTGVTVVRPHGGDPYLDKVPAAATVLNGFGKSTGLIQVQELGVLETPIALTNTFGVGTVANAQIRHAVAANPGIGRGMATVNPLVFECNDGYLNDIQALPVQEAHYAEALASAGKPFGQGAVGAGRGMSCFSFKGGIGSASRVASIQPGLRHTVGALVLANFGRLPNLTVAGRPFGRRLADQLDRGLALQGENAVIAPEKGSIILLLATDAPLDSRQLRRLSLRAGAGLARTGSVFGHGSGDIALAFSTAYTIPQVPEAAMPAVAMLHEARIDPLFEAAAEACEQAIISALWHAEGVSGRDGHHRASIRLAAPEWRQWLSDTEF
- the gsiD gene encoding glutathione ABC transporter permease GsiD, yielding MSNTTSATTIAAVPKNDVRTPATEFWRKFKKQKLAVGAGIFVLLLVVIAAFAPWIVPFDAENFFDYDALNAGPSLTHWLGVDSLGRDIFSRIVMGARISLAAGFLSVAMGAVVGTFMGLMAGYYEGWWERITMRVSDVLLAFPGMLLAIGVVAILGSSMINVIVAVAVFSVPAFARLVRGNTLSIKQMTYVEAVKSVGASDWTIIMRHILPGTISPIVVYGTMRIGTSIITAASLSFLGMGASPPTPEWGAMLNEARADMVIAPHVAIFPALAIFLTVLAFNLLGDGLRDALDPKIDRK
- the gsiC gene encoding glutathione ABC transporter permease GsiC; its protein translation is MLTYIVKRLLGMIPTLLLVAVVVFLFVHMLPGDPARLAAGQEADQQTVELVRKELGLDLPLPQQFVRYFSHMLQGDLGTSLRTKRPVSTEIADRFMPTLWLTLASMVWSVTFGMIIGIVSAVWRNRWPDRLGMTLAVSGISFPAFALGMMLMQVFSVNLGWLPTVGASTWQHYILPSITLGAAVAAVMARFTRASFVEVIQEDFVRTARAKGLTERRVVIKHALRNALIPVVTMMGLQFGFLLGGSIVVETVFNWPGLGRLLVDAVTQRDYPVIQGLVLLFSLEFILINLIVDVLYGVINPSIRYK